One genomic window of Dethiosulfovibrio russensis includes the following:
- a CDS encoding CDC48 family AAA ATPase, with the protein MLKVKDGKKKDIGRGLVRMDPVDMDRLGLSDGEIVEIKGSRRTPVRLLAADHDDCGQGALFMDGLTRGNAGVALDDRISVHKVVVDFAFEVAIRPLTTMHLLEKDLDPSGLKEKLSGLPVIKGDRIRLVLGGGRDCDFQITSTKPGGSVMISPASELIVEKPSAGAKSDKATYKDVGGLSNQLQRIREMIELPLRFPQAFLRLGVEPPKGVLLYGPPGTGKTVIAKAVANETDAWFTHISGPEIIGKYYGESEQRLREVFEEAQAHAPSIIFIDEIDAIAPKREEMGGEKQVERRVVAQLLALMDGLQERGQIVVIAATNLPNTLDPALRRPGRFDREIAVPIPDRKGREEILQIHTRGMPLARDVDLIRIAEVTHGFVGADLEALAKEAAMAALRGIMPSIDFEDFQVPYDHLRTMEIDMKNFTAALREVEPSAIREVFVERPNVTWQDVGGLDEVTEELREAVQWPMEHGDVFRRFRISPPRGIMLHGKSGTGKTLLVKALARESGANYISVKGPSLMSRFVGESERAIREVFRKAKQAAPSLLCFDEIESLVPVRGRDSGSASQFTERVISQFLSEMSGLDEMDGVVVLGTTDRIDLIDPALFSAGRFDMVLELPMPDHDGRKEIFQIHLQEKPMAEDVDIDSLAKATEGASGGDIAMICRTATTAAVREYIRAGETGEPLVESRHFTAVLEKRGRKTSSATDK; encoded by the coding sequence ATGCTGAAGGTTAAGGACGGAAAGAAAAAAGATATCGGTCGCGGACTCGTCAGGATGGACCCGGTGGACATGGACAGGCTGGGCCTGTCGGACGGAGAGATCGTCGAGATCAAGGGCAGCCGAAGAACACCGGTGAGACTGCTGGCGGCCGACCACGACGACTGCGGACAGGGGGCTCTCTTCATGGACGGGTTAACAAGAGGCAACGCCGGAGTCGCACTGGATGACCGCATCTCCGTCCACAAGGTTGTGGTGGATTTCGCCTTTGAGGTCGCCATAAGACCCCTTACCACGATGCATCTCCTGGAGAAAGACCTCGACCCGTCGGGGCTGAAGGAAAAGCTGAGCGGACTCCCGGTTATCAAAGGGGACAGGATAAGGCTGGTCCTCGGAGGTGGAAGGGACTGCGACTTTCAGATAACCTCCACAAAGCCGGGAGGGTCGGTCATGATAAGTCCCGCCAGCGAGCTGATCGTCGAAAAACCCTCCGCCGGAGCCAAGAGCGACAAGGCTACATATAAAGATGTAGGGGGTCTCTCCAACCAGCTACAGAGAATAAGGGAGATGATCGAGCTTCCCCTGAGGTTTCCACAGGCATTTCTGAGGCTGGGGGTAGAGCCTCCCAAGGGAGTCCTGCTCTACGGCCCTCCCGGTACGGGCAAGACGGTGATAGCCAAGGCTGTGGCCAACGAGACCGACGCATGGTTCACCCATATATCCGGACCGGAGATCATAGGCAAATACTACGGCGAAAGCGAACAGAGGCTCCGAGAGGTCTTCGAGGAGGCCCAGGCCCACGCCCCGTCCATAATATTCATCGACGAGATAGACGCTATAGCCCCCAAAAGGGAGGAGATGGGCGGAGAGAAACAGGTGGAAAGGCGTGTCGTGGCCCAGCTTCTGGCCCTTATGGACGGCCTTCAGGAAAGAGGACAGATCGTGGTGATCGCTGCCACCAACCTCCCCAACACCCTGGATCCCGCCCTGAGGCGACCGGGACGATTCGACCGAGAGATAGCCGTGCCCATACCGGACAGAAAGGGCAGAGAGGAGATCCTCCAGATACATACCAGAGGGATGCCCCTGGCCAGGGACGTGGACCTCATCAGGATAGCGGAGGTCACTCACGGGTTCGTAGGAGCCGACCTGGAGGCCCTGGCCAAGGAGGCAGCCATGGCGGCCCTGAGGGGCATAATGCCCTCCATAGATTTCGAGGATTTTCAGGTACCCTACGATCATCTGAGGACCATGGAGATAGACATGAAAAACTTCACCGCAGCCCTCAGAGAGGTGGAGCCCTCGGCGATAAGAGAGGTCTTCGTGGAACGGCCTAACGTCACATGGCAGGACGTCGGAGGTCTGGACGAGGTAACCGAGGAGCTTCGAGAAGCGGTTCAGTGGCCCATGGAACACGGAGACGTTTTCCGTCGCTTCCGCATATCCCCCCCGCGGGGGATAATGCTCCACGGGAAATCCGGAACGGGGAAGACCCTGCTGGTGAAGGCTTTGGCCAGAGAGAGCGGAGCCAACTACATCTCCGTCAAGGGTCCATCCCTCATGTCCCGATTCGTCGGAGAAAGCGAGAGGGCGATCCGAGAGGTCTTCCGCAAGGCCAAACAGGCGGCTCCTTCGCTGCTCTGCTTCGACGAAATAGAGTCCCTGGTCCCTGTAAGGGGCAGAGATTCGGGGTCCGCCTCTCAGTTCACAGAGAGGGTCATAAGTCAGTTCCTCTCAGAGATGAGCGGACTGGACGAGATGGACGGGGTGGTGGTGCTCGGCACCACCGACAGAATAGACCTGATCGACCCCGCCCTTTTCAGCGCTGGGCGGTTCGACATGGTACTGGAGCTGCCGATGCCCGACCACGACGGCAGAAAAGAGATTTTCCAGATACACCTTCAGGAAAAGCCCATGGCGGAGGACGTCGACATCGATTCCCTCGCAAAGGCGACAGAGGGAGCCAGCGGAGGGGACATAGCCATGATATGCCGCACCGCCACCACCGCGGCGGTACGGGAGTACATCAGGGCGGGAGAGACGGGAGAGCCTCTGGTGGAGTCGAGACATTTCACTGCCGTCCTGGAAAAGAGGGGCCGGAAAACGTCGTCCGCGACGGATAAATGA
- a CDS encoding 3'-5' exoribonuclease YhaM family protein, protein MAETRKSVEDVKNLPVGEKFSSVGVVLDIHEKKDKNGKSYWTVSLMDKTGSMDAKIWGNAQWWDFREGVKSEIKDPASSTLVGNLKGSSIGVMGQVSEFRGKNQYNFNQVFLVDQEKEEYRPESFVQTSPVDVKELERRFDLLVDRCSGDVRSFMEELFSKDGDLWKKFRVMPAAVSHHHAYVHGLLEHSVTVTELALSMAEAIEGQARPDRSLVVAGGLLHDLGKLEAYVLNPGPGMTVEGTVIDHIALGYSRFEALAERYGLDRTVRTALGHILLSHHGLREYGSPVLPATPEALVVSAADELDFKLFCWGDSVSQLQGGVEPEDSVSDLNYSAQRRFWKWRPDGERS, encoded by the coding sequence ATGGCAGAGACCAGAAAGAGCGTAGAGGATGTAAAGAACCTTCCGGTGGGAGAGAAGTTTTCCTCCGTAGGTGTGGTGCTGGATATCCACGAGAAGAAGGACAAAAACGGCAAAAGTTACTGGACCGTTTCGTTGATGGACAAAACTGGTTCTATGGACGCCAAGATATGGGGCAACGCCCAGTGGTGGGACTTCAGGGAGGGAGTGAAGTCGGAGATAAAGGATCCGGCTTCTTCTACCTTGGTGGGGAACCTCAAGGGCAGCTCGATCGGCGTTATGGGCCAGGTCTCGGAGTTCAGGGGCAAGAATCAGTACAACTTTAACCAGGTCTTCCTGGTCGATCAGGAAAAGGAAGAGTACAGGCCCGAGTCCTTCGTCCAGACCTCCCCGGTGGACGTGAAGGAGCTGGAGCGCCGTTTCGACCTGCTGGTGGATCGGTGTTCAGGGGATGTCCGTTCCTTCATGGAGGAGCTGTTCTCCAAGGACGGCGATCTTTGGAAGAAATTCAGGGTGATGCCGGCGGCGGTCTCCCATCATCACGCCTATGTGCACGGCCTTCTCGAGCACTCGGTGACGGTGACGGAGCTGGCTCTTTCTATGGCGGAGGCCATAGAGGGGCAGGCCCGTCCCGACCGATCGTTGGTCGTGGCTGGGGGATTGCTTCACGATCTTGGAAAGCTGGAGGCCTACGTGTTGAATCCAGGTCCCGGCATGACAGTAGAGGGTACCGTGATAGACCACATAGCCCTCGGCTACAGTCGTTTCGAGGCTCTCGCCGAACGGTATGGGCTGGACAGAACCGTCAGGACCGCTCTGGGGCACATCCTGTTGAGTCACCACGGCCTCAGGGAATACGGATCTCCCGTGCTGCCTGCCACGCCGGAGGCCCTGGTGGTATCGGCGGCGGACGAGCTCGACTTCAAGCTGTTCTGCTGGGGCGACTCGGTTTCCCAGCTTCAAGGCGGAGTGGAGCCGGAGGACTCCGTCTCGGACCTCAACTACTCGGCTCAGCGTCGCTTCTGGAAATGGCGTCCCGACGGGGAGCGGAGCTGA
- a CDS encoding RluA family pseudouridine synthase: protein MDRFVVSRHDDGRRLDKVIRKKWPSLPLGAMMKAFRKKQVRVDGARAYFDQRLVEGQEVLVPWESAPTDVGAKRTGGHLVTVYRDESLWVVSKPAGLLSQPDRKGGDSVVTRAFLPGSSFQPQAVNRLDRNTSGIMVLALTGESLRDLSSRWRDREMEKVYLALVVGDLPEEGRIDAPLSKDGSSNKVFVDSKGQSSMTLYRRLASGGGLSLCLVTLITGRSHQIRVHMSHIGHPVLGDVKYGDRAINGVKGAKRPMLHAFSVSFPEMSGDLSSLSSKTFRAPIPEDMADMCSKNGIVPDRAFLR, encoded by the coding sequence ATGGATCGTTTCGTCGTCTCCCGACACGACGACGGTCGTAGGTTGGACAAGGTCATCCGAAAGAAATGGCCATCCCTGCCTCTGGGAGCCATGATGAAGGCATTCAGGAAGAAACAGGTACGGGTCGACGGAGCCAGGGCCTACTTCGATCAGAGGCTCGTCGAGGGACAGGAGGTCCTGGTCCCGTGGGAGAGCGCACCAACCGACGTTGGCGCTAAAAGGACCGGAGGTCATCTCGTTACGGTCTACAGGGACGAATCCCTTTGGGTCGTGTCGAAACCGGCGGGACTTCTCAGTCAGCCGGACAGAAAGGGCGGAGACTCGGTGGTGACCAGAGCCTTCCTGCCAGGGTCGTCGTTTCAGCCTCAGGCTGTCAATCGGTTGGACAGAAATACATCGGGTATCATGGTGCTGGCCCTGACAGGAGAGTCTCTCAGAGACCTCTCCTCTCGCTGGAGAGATCGGGAGATGGAGAAGGTCTACCTGGCCCTCGTTGTCGGAGACCTGCCCGAGGAGGGAAGGATAGACGCTCCTCTGTCGAAGGACGGATCCTCAAACAAGGTTTTCGTGGATTCGAAGGGTCAGAGCTCTATGACCCTGTATCGTCGTCTGGCCTCCGGTGGAGGGCTTTCCCTGTGTCTGGTGACCTTGATCACCGGCAGGAGCCATCAGATAAGGGTTCACATGAGCCATATAGGCCATCCCGTATTGGGCGACGTTAAATACGGCGACAGAGCTATCAACGGCGTCAAGGGAGCGAAAAGGCCTATGCTACACGCCTTCTCTGTTTCCTTTCCCGAGATGTCCGGAGATCTGTCCTCGCTCTCCTCCAAGACCTTCAGGGCTCCCATTCCGGAGGATATGGCCGATATGTGTTCGAAAAACGGTATCGTTCCCGATAGGGCTTTTCTTCGATAG
- a CDS encoding pyridoxal phosphate-dependent aminotransferase: protein MLSVRFSDRINAMQESPIRKLVPIANAAKAKGKKVYHLNIGQPDIMTPPSFLKSIREFDQEVIAYATSPGDPKLIEAIAAYYETYDMHFEPDEILVTNGGSEALMFAMMALCDPGDEVMVPEPFYANYNAFTRAINVKVVPITTKAEEGFHLPSEAEIEKNITEKTRAIVLSNPGNPTGVIYTRDEMDMLSRIVRKHDMTIIADEVYREFVYDGLKYTSFGNLPEIADRVVIVDSVSKRYSACGARIGSLACKNKDFSKQVMKLCQGRLCVPTLEQVGATALYGTPSSYLNEVNTEYQERRNTLYKALKEMPGVICEEPKGAFYVVIKMPVDDAEKFAIWMLENFDVDGETTMVAPAAGFYATPGLGKNEARLAYVLKNEDLAKAMDILKAGLEAYPGRIESPIPSA from the coding sequence ATGTTGTCCGTGAGGTTCTCTGATCGCATCAACGCAATGCAGGAATCACCGATAAGAAAGTTGGTACCTATAGCAAACGCGGCAAAGGCAAAGGGGAAGAAGGTGTATCACCTCAATATCGGACAGCCCGATATAATGACGCCCCCGTCGTTCCTCAAGAGCATCAGAGAGTTCGACCAGGAGGTAATAGCCTACGCCACCTCTCCGGGAGATCCCAAACTGATAGAGGCGATAGCGGCCTATTACGAGACCTACGATATGCACTTCGAGCCAGACGAGATCCTCGTCACCAACGGAGGCAGCGAGGCCCTTATGTTCGCCATGATGGCCCTCTGCGATCCCGGCGACGAGGTCATGGTTCCCGAACCCTTCTACGCCAACTACAACGCGTTCACCAGAGCCATCAACGTAAAGGTAGTACCCATAACCACCAAGGCGGAAGAGGGCTTCCACCTCCCCTCGGAAGCAGAGATCGAGAAGAACATAACCGAAAAGACCAGGGCCATCGTGCTCAGCAACCCCGGCAACCCCACAGGGGTCATCTACACCAGAGACGAGATGGACATGCTGTCCAGGATCGTCAGAAAACACGACATGACCATAATCGCCGACGAGGTCTACCGCGAGTTCGTCTACGACGGCCTGAAGTACACCAGCTTCGGCAACCTGCCGGAGATCGCCGATCGTGTGGTCATAGTCGACTCGGTTTCCAAAAGGTACAGCGCCTGCGGAGCCAGGATCGGATCCCTGGCCTGCAAAAACAAGGACTTCTCCAAACAGGTCATGAAGCTCTGTCAGGGCAGGCTATGCGTTCCCACCCTCGAACAGGTCGGAGCCACGGCGCTCTACGGAACTCCATCAAGCTACCTAAACGAGGTCAACACCGAGTATCAGGAGAGGAGAAACACCCTCTATAAGGCCCTCAAGGAGATGCCCGGCGTCATATGCGAAGAGCCCAAGGGAGCCTTCTACGTGGTCATAAAGATGCCGGTGGACGACGCGGAGAAATTTGCCATATGGATGCTCGAAAACTTCGACGTGGACGGAGAGACCACCATGGTAGCCCCGGCGGCCGGATTCTACGCCACTCCCGGCCTAGGTAAAAACGAGGCCCGTCTCGCCTACGTGCTTAAAAACGAGGACCTGGCCAAGGCCATGGACATCCTCAAGGCCGGATTGGAGGCCTACCCCGGAAGAATCGAGTCTCCGATTCCTTCGGCGTAA
- a CDS encoding alanine/glycine:cation symporter family protein, with product MEAVMRINGIVNGFVWGPWTLTLLVGTGIYLTIILGVPQIRYFGFMFKEVIGRLGKKQEKTEGSISSFSALATALASTVGTGNIAGVATALHLGGPGALFWMLISAVFGMTTKFAEVTLAVHFREKDSTGQWRGGTMYVLEKGTGQKWLAWLFAFFASFASFGIGNAIQANSTAEGLALGFGVPHLATGIVLAILTAAVIMGGINGIARVTTYLVPFMAIFYIIGALITVGVNGANVPAAFGRAIKYAFSDPMAMPGALAGWSIKMALTKGLARGVFSNEAGLGSAPMVHAAATVDHPVRQGVYGLFEVFTDTIVICTLTALAILTTSSLVGQPELTGAQLSLTAFQEVLGQTGVMILSTGLALFSFSTILGWYWYGETSVTYILGDSKPVIMGFKVMWILVLLVGASGGGGNFLANIWNMSDTMNGLMAIPNLIALLWLSNEVKKLVKDFDDKRRKGILE from the coding sequence ATGGAAGCAGTAATGAGGATTAACGGAATAGTCAACGGTTTTGTGTGGGGTCCATGGACTCTCACCCTTTTGGTAGGTACCGGCATATACCTGACGATCATCCTAGGCGTGCCGCAGATTCGTTATTTCGGTTTTATGTTCAAAGAGGTTATAGGACGTCTCGGTAAAAAACAGGAAAAGACGGAGGGTTCCATCTCCTCTTTCTCGGCTCTGGCAACCGCCCTGGCCTCCACGGTCGGGACGGGTAACATAGCCGGTGTGGCTACGGCTCTTCACCTTGGAGGTCCGGGAGCTCTGTTTTGGATGCTCATCTCCGCGGTCTTCGGCATGACGACCAAATTCGCCGAGGTCACGTTGGCGGTCCATTTTAGAGAGAAGGACAGCACCGGACAGTGGAGGGGCGGCACCATGTACGTTCTCGAGAAGGGTACAGGACAGAAATGGCTTGCCTGGCTCTTCGCCTTTTTTGCGTCCTTTGCGTCCTTCGGCATCGGTAACGCCATCCAGGCCAACTCCACCGCCGAAGGTCTCGCTCTGGGCTTCGGAGTTCCCCATCTCGCCACAGGTATAGTTCTGGCTATACTGACTGCCGCCGTCATAATGGGCGGAATCAACGGAATAGCCAGGGTTACCACCTATCTGGTTCCCTTCATGGCCATCTTCTACATCATCGGTGCTCTCATAACCGTCGGAGTCAACGGAGCCAATGTGCCCGCCGCCTTCGGCAGAGCAATCAAGTACGCCTTCTCCGATCCCATGGCCATGCCTGGAGCCTTGGCCGGATGGAGCATAAAGATGGCCCTTACCAAGGGACTCGCCCGAGGGGTCTTCTCCAACGAGGCCGGTCTCGGATCGGCTCCCATGGTTCACGCTGCCGCTACGGTAGACCACCCTGTCCGTCAGGGCGTCTACGGCCTCTTCGAGGTCTTCACCGACACCATAGTCATCTGTACCCTCACCGCTCTTGCCATCCTTACTACCAGTTCCCTGGTCGGGCAGCCTGAGCTCACAGGGGCCCAGCTTAGCCTTACCGCCTTCCAGGAGGTTCTGGGACAGACGGGGGTCATGATACTGTCCACCGGACTTGCCCTGTTCTCCTTCTCCACCATCCTGGGCTGGTACTGGTACGGCGAGACCAGCGTCACCTATATCCTAGGAGACAGCAAGCCGGTTATAATGGGCTTTAAGGTCATGTGGATCCTGGTTCTTCTGGTCGGTGCATCCGGTGGTGGTGGCAACTTCCTGGCCAACATCTGGAATATGTCTGACACTATGAACGGCCTCATGGCCATACCCAACCTCATAGCCTTGCTCTGGCTCTCCAATGAGGTGAAAAAGCTCGTCAAGGACTTCGACGACAAGCGTCGCAAAGGAATTCTGGAGTAA